A genome region from Streptomyces antimycoticus includes the following:
- a CDS encoding SRPBCC family protein has product MDITVEYTAVIEGDPQAVWQLLAAFEDMHWHPQVNSSRLAGGMSGRAGAVRELSLTDGSTVTERLDELDHARMTLTYSFQGDPPIPVSTSRTTVSLQPADGQTAITWRGGYGVADSDAALLVTRVNREMVWPTTAQALKTALDH; this is encoded by the coding sequence GTGGACATCACGGTCGAATACACCGCTGTCATAGAAGGTGACCCGCAAGCGGTCTGGCAACTCCTGGCTGCCTTCGAGGACATGCACTGGCACCCGCAGGTGAACAGTAGCCGGTTGGCGGGCGGTATGTCCGGACGGGCCGGTGCCGTACGTGAACTGTCGCTCACCGACGGCAGCACGGTGACCGAGCGTCTTGACGAGCTGGATCACGCCCGGATGACGCTGACCTACAGCTTCCAGGGAGACCCACCCATCCCCGTCTCCACCTCCCGCACCACCGTCTCACTGCAGCCCGCCGACGGGCAGACAGCGATCACCTGGCGGGGCGGTTACGGAGTCGCGGACAGTGACGCCGCGCTTCTCGTCACCCGCGTCAACCGCGAGATGGTCTGGCCCACGACCGCCCAGGCACTGAAGACCGCGCTCGACCACTGA
- a CDS encoding alpha/beta fold hydrolase, translating to MSDVELQHRMVWADDLRFHIVEAGEGPTIVLVAGFPQSSYAWRRLMPLLADRFHVIAVDLPGQGDSDKPVDGYDTLTTGKRLRSLLKVLGEDRYVLVGHDVGAWVGYAYAHQFAADLRGVVLLDGNIPGVTLRPTITLGPDNWRNWHFLFNPIPDLPEALLQGRERILIEWFFSRKSANWRTTFSKADIDEYERAYQTPGGLRGMLGYYRAVLEDIEQNTPLMRRKIDVPVLALGGEVGSAPDLYESMQPLAQNVRGGVIAGSGHYIPEEEPEALAREISDFVNDLKA from the coding sequence ATGAGTGATGTCGAGCTCCAGCACCGTATGGTGTGGGCGGACGATCTCCGGTTTCACATCGTGGAGGCCGGTGAAGGACCCACGATCGTGCTGGTCGCCGGTTTCCCGCAAAGCTCCTACGCGTGGCGGCGCCTGATGCCGCTGCTCGCGGACCGTTTCCATGTGATCGCCGTGGATCTCCCTGGACAGGGGGACTCCGACAAGCCGGTGGACGGCTACGACACCCTGACGACCGGCAAGCGGCTGCGCTCGCTGCTGAAGGTCCTCGGTGAGGACCGGTACGTGCTGGTCGGGCACGATGTCGGCGCCTGGGTGGGGTACGCCTACGCCCATCAGTTCGCCGCCGACCTGCGAGGAGTGGTGCTCCTCGACGGCAATATCCCGGGCGTCACGCTACGGCCGACGATCACGCTCGGCCCGGACAACTGGCGGAACTGGCACTTCCTGTTCAACCCGATCCCCGACCTGCCCGAGGCACTGCTCCAGGGGCGCGAGCGCATCCTCATCGAATGGTTCTTCAGCCGTAAGAGCGCCAACTGGCGAACCACTTTCAGCAAGGCCGACATCGACGAGTACGAGCGCGCGTACCAGACCCCGGGCGGACTACGGGGCATGCTCGGCTACTACCGCGCGGTCCTGGAGGACATCGAGCAGAACACCCCGCTGATGCGGCGGAAGATCGACGTCCCGGTGCTCGCCCTCGGCGGTGAGGTCGGTTCCGCGCCGGATCTCTACGAGAGCATGCAGCCACTGGCCCAAAACGTGCGCGGCGGCGTCATCGCCGGCAGCGGTCACTACATCCCGGAAGAAGAACCCGAAGCACTCGCACGGGAAATCTCCGACTTCGTCAATGATCTCAAGGCTTAG
- a CDS encoding serine hydrolase domain-containing protein: protein MDTAGINPSWAWAAGAVVSTAADWARFDTALMSGELLPPAQLRQMRTTVPEDPAAPEATRYGLGLEEVRTPCGTVWGHTGGIPGYASQNYTDSTGHRTVAILTTTVFGLSDQKAAATYRPLVDAAVCRMLGKTVPGTATQSTALPG, encoded by the coding sequence GTGGACACGGCCGGGATCAACCCGAGCTGGGCCTGGGCCGCCGGGGCCGTCGTCTCCACCGCGGCCGACTGGGCGCGTTTCGACACCGCCTTGATGTCCGGCGAGCTGTTGCCCCCGGCTCAGCTGAGGCAGATGCGCACGACCGTCCCGGAAGACCCCGCCGCGCCGGAGGCCACCAGGTACGGGCTGGGTCTGGAAGAGGTCCGCACCCCGTGCGGCACCGTATGGGGACATACCGGTGGCATCCCCGGCTACGCGAGCCAGAACTACACGGACAGCACCGGCCACCGCACCGTCGCCATTCTCACCACCACCGTCTTCGGCCTCAGCGATCAGAAGGCCGCCGCCACGTACCGGCCCCTGGTGGACGCCGCGGTCTGCCGCATGCTCGGCAAGACCGTCCCCGGTACAGCCACGCAGAGCACGGCTTTGCCGGGCTGA
- a CDS encoding serine hydrolase domain-containing protein: MGCESSASASGDQANQRHDVVQQRMDRLVRDDAFPAALAAVRGRNGSTRDYTAGVADREDKTKVPADGQVRIGSTTKSFTAVVVLQLVGEGRVSLDAPIETYLPQLVRGDGIDGRHITVRQLLQHTSGLPDYVAAMGGDFFKGRHTYTEPRDLLDLALTEKAKFAPGSKFEYSNTNYLLAGLLIQKVTGRPVAEEITQRVIKPTGLRHTYFPGIGDQDIRRPHPRGYHVPKPGDAMRDITEMDPSWAWAAGQMVATPSDLNRFYSALLGGKLLKPAQLKQMRTTVPASDLWPGARYGLGLISTPLSCGGLVWGHGGDIPGYETRGGAAEDGRAVSVTVTALPNALPTDQAGQQTAADHVIDFVDTALCGK; encoded by the coding sequence GTGGGCTGCGAATCGTCGGCGTCGGCGTCCGGGGATCAGGCCAACCAGCGTCACGATGTGGTGCAGCAGCGGATGGACCGCCTGGTACGCGACGACGCGTTTCCCGCGGCCCTGGCCGCTGTCCGGGGTCGCAATGGCAGCACCCGTGACTACACCGCCGGCGTCGCCGACCGGGAAGACAAGACGAAGGTGCCGGCCGACGGGCAGGTACGCATCGGATCCACCACCAAGAGCTTCACCGCCGTGGTCGTCCTGCAGCTGGTCGGCGAAGGCCGCGTCAGCCTCGACGCACCGATCGAGACGTACCTGCCGCAGCTCGTCCGGGGCGATGGCATCGATGGCCGCCACATCACGGTGCGGCAGCTGCTGCAGCACACCAGCGGCCTGCCCGACTACGTCGCGGCCATGGGCGGTGACTTCTTCAAGGGCCGGCACACCTACACCGAACCGCGCGACCTGCTCGACCTGGCGCTGACCGAGAAGGCGAAGTTTGCCCCCGGCAGCAAGTTTGAGTACAGCAACACCAACTATCTCCTCGCGGGCCTGCTCATCCAGAAGGTCACCGGCCGCCCGGTGGCCGAGGAGATAACGCAGCGGGTCATCAAGCCCACCGGGCTGCGCCACACCTACTTCCCCGGCATCGGCGACCAGGACATTCGGCGGCCTCATCCGCGGGGCTATCACGTGCCGAAGCCCGGCGATGCGATGCGCGACATCACCGAGATGGACCCGTCCTGGGCGTGGGCCGCCGGACAGATGGTCGCCACCCCCAGCGACCTCAACCGCTTCTACTCCGCCCTGCTCGGCGGCAAGCTCCTCAAGCCGGCGCAGCTGAAGCAGATGCGCACCACCGTCCCGGCCTCCGATCTCTGGCCCGGGGCCCGCTACGGACTCGGCCTGATCAGTACCCCGCTGAGCTGCGGGGGCCTCGTCTGGGGCCACGGCGGTGACATCCCCGGCTACGAGACCCGCGGCGGCGCCGCCGAAGACGGCCGCGCCGTCTCGGTCACCGTCACCGCGCTGCCCAACGCCCTACCCACCGACCAGGCCGGTCAGCAGACCGCCGCGGACCACGTTATCGACTTCGTCGACACTGCCCTCTGCGGTAAGTGA
- a CDS encoding SDR family oxidoreductase: MHQSNGPRGPGGRRLGGKTALVTGAPRSIGRAIAEALAEEGANIVLHYRSRETEAHEAAEVIRKRGVDVLPLSADLTRSSSVQELFNLAIAHFGGLDIVVANAGVASRLQPVAEISDAEFDRVLAVNTRAVFYVLREAARRLSDGGRIINISSSSTQSAGAGFGAYATSKNGANATIRTLAKELASRGITANSIHSGAVGDGFLAAGDGVLSPEMTQYVAASAPAGRLGEPSDIASVARFLALPEAEWINGQALVVNGGSWI; this comes from the coding sequence GTGCATCAATCGAATGGGCCACGAGGCCCTGGCGGCCGCCGCCTGGGCGGAAAGACCGCCCTGGTCACCGGGGCACCGCGCAGCATCGGCCGAGCCATCGCCGAGGCGCTCGCGGAGGAGGGGGCGAATATCGTCCTGCATTACCGGAGCCGGGAGACGGAGGCACACGAGGCCGCGGAGGTGATCCGCAAGCGCGGTGTCGATGTGTTGCCGCTTTCTGCGGATCTCACTCGCAGCAGCAGTGTGCAGGAGCTGTTCAACCTGGCCATCGCACACTTCGGCGGCCTGGACATCGTGGTTGCCAACGCCGGCGTCGCCTCGCGGCTGCAGCCAGTAGCCGAGATCTCAGACGCCGAGTTCGACCGCGTGCTCGCCGTCAACACCCGCGCCGTCTTCTACGTACTGCGCGAGGCTGCCCGCCGGCTGTCCGACGGCGGTCGCATCATCAATATCTCCAGCAGCTCCACCCAGAGCGCGGGCGCCGGCTTCGGTGCCTACGCCACCAGCAAGAACGGCGCCAACGCCACCATCCGCACACTGGCCAAGGAACTCGCCTCGCGGGGCATCACTGCCAACAGCATTCACTCCGGCGCTGTCGGTGACGGATTCCTCGCCGCGGGTGACGGCGTCCTCAGCCCTGAGATGACGCAGTACGTCGCGGCCTCCGCGCCCGCCGGACGCCTTGGTGAGCCGAGTGACATCGCCTCCGTGGCACGATTCCTCGCCTTGCCGGAGGCCGAATGGATCAATGGACAGGCTCTTGTCGTCAACGGCGGAAGCTGGATTTGA
- a CDS encoding SDR family NAD(P)-dependent oxidoreductase: MENTIMSSHPNHHPAPVTIQARRLEDKVILITGASAGMGEAATRRFAAEGAHVVAGARRTDRLQALAAELSTADNQVIAVPLDVTDEATVEAAVATAVKRFGRLDGALNSAGITSDGTPLHEKNTDMYDRVMEVNAKGVFLSMKHEIPALLAAGGGSIVNVSSIGGMVGVAGISEYVASKWAVNGLTKSAALELASSNVRVNSLAPGSTRTEMWDMLPIEFQEHLAAKSPMNQIALADDMARAALFLLSDESRWTTGAVIPAEGGHHIGR, from the coding sequence TTGGAGAACACCATCATGTCGTCCCACCCCAATCACCACCCCGCGCCCGTGACCATCCAGGCCCGCCGGCTGGAGGATAAGGTCATCCTGATCACCGGCGCGTCCGCCGGCATGGGCGAAGCCGCCACGCGTCGCTTCGCCGCCGAGGGGGCCCACGTCGTGGCCGGCGCCCGGCGCACCGACCGCCTCCAGGCACTGGCGGCCGAGCTGTCGACCGCCGACAACCAGGTCATCGCCGTGCCGCTCGATGTGACCGACGAGGCCACGGTGGAAGCCGCCGTAGCCACTGCGGTCAAGCGGTTCGGTCGCCTCGACGGCGCGCTCAACAGCGCCGGCATCACCAGCGACGGCACACCACTGCACGAGAAGAACACCGATATGTACGACCGGGTCATGGAGGTCAACGCCAAGGGCGTCTTCTTGTCCATGAAGCACGAGATCCCCGCGCTGCTCGCCGCCGGGGGCGGCTCGATCGTCAATGTCTCCTCCATCGGAGGCATGGTGGGAGTGGCAGGCATCTCGGAGTACGTCGCGTCGAAGTGGGCCGTCAACGGGCTCACCAAGAGCGCGGCCCTGGAACTGGCCTCCTCCAACGTGCGCGTCAACTCCCTCGCACCGGGCTCCACCCGCACCGAGATGTGGGACATGCTCCCCATCGAATTCCAGGAGCACCTGGCCGCCAAGTCCCCGATGAACCAGATCGCCCTGGCCGACGACATGGCCCGCGCCGCCCTGTTCCTGCTGTCCGACGAAAGCCGCTGGACCACTGGCGCCGTCATCCCCGCCGAAGGCGGCCACCACATCGGACGCTGA
- a CDS encoding serine hydrolase domain-containing protein has protein sequence MADHKLAVDDEFRMGSNTKTLVATLILQLVAEHRVNLTDSVESWLPGLVPGGRAITLRMLLNHTSGLYDYTDDPAGLASVTGQDQRQWTPEELLALATRHQALFTPGKKWSYSNTNYIALGMVLEKATGRSVADLIDERIVQPLRLTHTYLATTAAWRPGDDRTHAHGYEPDAAHLGPLLPPGMPRGRPSRVRATTTTWTRPGSTRAGPGPPGPSSPPRPTGRVSTPP, from the coding sequence GTGGCCGACCACAAGCTCGCGGTGGACGACGAGTTCCGCATGGGTTCCAACACCAAGACACTCGTGGCCACTTTGATCCTGCAACTCGTCGCCGAGCACCGGGTCAACCTGACCGACTCGGTGGAGAGTTGGCTGCCCGGCCTGGTCCCCGGCGGACGCGCGATCACTTTACGCATGCTCCTCAACCACACGAGTGGCCTGTACGACTACACCGACGACCCCGCCGGCCTCGCCTCGGTCACCGGCCAGGACCAACGGCAGTGGACCCCCGAAGAACTGCTCGCGCTGGCCACCAGGCACCAGGCGCTGTTCACTCCCGGCAAGAAGTGGTCCTACAGCAACACCAACTACATCGCGCTCGGCATGGTGCTCGAGAAGGCCACCGGCCGTAGCGTGGCCGACCTGATCGACGAGCGGATCGTCCAGCCGCTGCGTCTGACCCACACCTACCTCGCCACCACTGCCGCCTGGCGGCCCGGCGACGACCGGACGCACGCGCACGGCTATGAACCCGACGCCGCTCATCTGGGCCCCCTGCTGCCTCCCGGCATGCCCCGGGGACGTCCTTCGCGGGTCCGAGCCACGACGACCACGTGGACACGGCCGGGATCAACCCGAGCTGGGCCTGGGCCGCCGGGGCCGTCGTCTCCACCGCGGCCGACTGGGCGCGTTTCGACACCGCCTTGA